From Novosphingobium resinovorum, the proteins below share one genomic window:
- a CDS encoding type II toxin-antitoxin system RelE/ParE family toxin, whose amino-acid sequence MAGFTVSAIAGRRLDEIFVYTRDTWGEAQAEAYIRGLFACFERIARCDQPWRAIPVEFGVDGYYCRHEHHYVYWRLLGDDTVGIVTILHERMHLMDRFREDSGA is encoded by the coding sequence ATGGCCGGCTTCACGGTCTCTGCGATCGCCGGCCGGCGGCTCGACGAAATCTTCGTATATACACGCGACACATGGGGCGAGGCGCAGGCGGAAGCCTACATTCGCGGCCTGTTCGCCTGCTTCGAGCGGATCGCGCGGTGCGACCAGCCATGGCGCGCCATTCCGGTCGAATTCGGCGTGGACGGTTACTACTGCCGTCACGAGCACCACTACGTCTACTGGAGGCTGCTTGGTGACGATACGGTGGGCATCGTCACCATCCTGCACGAACGGATGCACCTGATGGACCGCTTTCGGGAAGACAGCGGAGCCTGA
- a CDS encoding amidohydrolase, whose translation MKFRIAAAATLLSGTVLASPAVADVLVDNVEGVTPDGKGGVERFEGFLIDPQGKIAQVFHKGDKRPKKVDYKVDGKGRIVVPGMIDAHGHVMATGFARMTLDLSMAKSLDEALSRIAAWTAAHPEAPWILGGGWNQASWGLDRMPTAAELDKVTGGKPAWLTRIDGHAGWANSAALAAAGVTASTADPAGGEVLRVAGSKAPAGVLIDAATALVEKKRPKPRPEDADTAFGEAQLQFLAAGVTTVADMGTSIEDWQTFRRASDKHQLRMRVVAYAGGIEAMTLIGGPGPTPWIDDDRLKMNGVKLYLDGALGSRGAWLKAPYADDAATKGLPQMSQTQLGNLMSRAAMDGFQVAVHAIGDEANATVLDSIEELSQTYKGDRRWRIEHAQVVDPADIPRFGRNGVIASMQPQHEASDRVMAEARLGPQRLAGAYAWKSIAATGAKLAFGSDTPVEPAHPFEGLAVAISRTGADGQPTGGWQPQEVLTREAALGAYTTGAAYSLFAEDRLGRIAPGLRADFLFVDEDPMTAEPQALRGTHVLETWIGGRLAWSAAQDGGKAGVRR comes from the coding sequence GTGAAGTTTCGGATTGCGGCAGCGGCCACGCTGCTTTCGGGTACGGTGCTGGCATCTCCCGCCGTCGCCGACGTGCTGGTGGACAACGTCGAGGGCGTCACCCCTGACGGCAAGGGCGGCGTGGAGCGCTTCGAGGGCTTCCTGATCGACCCGCAGGGCAAGATCGCGCAAGTCTTCCACAAGGGCGACAAGCGGCCCAAGAAGGTGGACTACAAGGTCGATGGCAAGGGCCGCATCGTCGTGCCCGGCATGATCGACGCGCACGGGCACGTCATGGCGACCGGCTTCGCGAGGATGACGCTGGACCTGTCGATGGCGAAGTCGCTCGACGAGGCCCTTTCGCGCATCGCTGCGTGGACCGCCGCGCATCCCGAAGCGCCGTGGATCCTCGGCGGCGGCTGGAACCAGGCGAGCTGGGGGCTGGACCGCATGCCGACCGCCGCCGAACTCGACAAGGTGACCGGCGGCAAACCCGCCTGGCTCACCCGCATCGACGGCCACGCCGGCTGGGCCAACTCCGCCGCGCTGGCCGCAGCGGGCGTGACCGCGTCCACCGCCGATCCGGCAGGCGGCGAAGTGCTGCGCGTCGCAGGCTCCAAGGCCCCGGCGGGCGTGCTGATCGACGCCGCCACCGCGCTCGTCGAGAAGAAGCGCCCCAAGCCCCGCCCCGAAGATGCCGACACCGCCTTCGGCGAGGCGCAGTTGCAGTTCCTGGCGGCGGGCGTCACCACCGTGGCGGACATGGGCACCTCGATCGAGGACTGGCAGACCTTCCGCCGCGCCTCCGACAAGCACCAGCTGCGCATGCGCGTGGTCGCCTACGCGGGCGGGATCGAGGCGATGACACTGATCGGCGGCCCCGGCCCGACGCCGTGGATCGACGACGACCGGCTCAAGATGAACGGCGTGAAGCTCTACCTCGATGGCGCGCTGGGTTCGCGCGGGGCGTGGCTCAAGGCGCCTTACGCCGACGATGCTGCCACCAAGGGCCTGCCGCAGATGAGCCAGACCCAGCTCGGCAATCTGATGAGCCGCGCGGCGATGGACGGCTTCCAGGTCGCGGTCCACGCCATCGGCGACGAAGCCAACGCCACGGTGCTCGATTCGATCGAGGAACTGTCGCAGACCTACAAGGGCGACCGCCGCTGGCGCATCGAGCATGCGCAAGTGGTCGATCCCGCCGACATCCCGCGCTTCGGCCGCAATGGCGTGATCGCCAGCATGCAGCCGCAGCACGAGGCCTCGGACCGCGTGATGGCCGAGGCGCGTCTCGGCCCGCAGCGGCTGGCGGGGGCCTATGCGTGGAAGTCGATCGCGGCGACCGGTGCGAAGCTGGCCTTCGGCTCCGACACGCCCGTAGAGCCCGCGCATCCCTTCGAGGGCCTCGCGGTGGCGATCAGCCGCACCGGTGCCGACGGCCAGCCCACCGGCGGCTGGCAGCCGCAGGAAGTGCTGACCCGCGAGGCGGCGCTGGGCGCCTACACCACGGGCGCCGCATACTCGCTGTTCGCCGAGGACCGCCTCGGCCGCATCGCGCCGGGCCTGCGCGCGGACTTCCTGTTCGTGGACGAAGACCCGATGACCGCCGAACCGCAGGCGCTGCGCGGCACGCATGTGCTGGAAACGTGGATCGGCGGGCGGCTGGCGTGGTCGGCCGCGCAGGACGGCGGCAAGGCAGGGGTTCGGCGGTAA
- a CDS encoding NAD(P)-dependent oxidoreductase: protein MTEETASEAPAAPAVPPRKVSMIGLGTMGGAIARHIAQAGHELTIYNRTPERARKWRDANPGLAHRIAANPAHAAQDADVVITCVGNDDDLADVVLGPNGVFRMLKRGGTFIDHTTVSARIARQISVEARDLKIHCVDAPMTGSQIGAENGTLTLMCGGRDDALEAARPIMESYSSRIVHVGKAGSGQIAKMANQICIAGNVAALAEAVRFAQASHLDMDKVYEAISGGAAQSWQMDNRWKTMDAGEFDFGLAIDWMRKDLGLSLEEGRGLGVSLPVAALVDQFFSDVQATGGGRLDTSAIIKRLPQKGKS from the coding sequence ATGACCGAAGAGACCGCCTCCGAAGCCCCCGCCGCCCCGGCCGTACCCCCGCGCAAGGTCTCGATGATCGGCCTCGGCACCATGGGCGGCGCGATCGCGCGCCACATCGCGCAGGCCGGGCACGAGCTGACGATCTACAATCGCACGCCCGAACGCGCACGCAAGTGGCGCGACGCCAACCCCGGCCTCGCCCACCGCATCGCCGCCAACCCGGCCCACGCGGCGCAGGACGCTGACGTGGTCATCACCTGCGTCGGCAACGACGACGACCTTGCCGACGTCGTGCTCGGCCCCAACGGGGTGTTCCGCATGCTCAAGCGCGGCGGCACTTTCATCGACCACACCACCGTCTCGGCGCGCATCGCCCGCCAGATCTCGGTCGAGGCGCGCGACCTCAAGATCCACTGCGTCGACGCGCCGATGACCGGGTCGCAGATCGGCGCGGAGAACGGCACCCTCACCCTGATGTGCGGCGGGCGCGACGATGCGCTCGAAGCCGCACGGCCGATCATGGAGAGCTACTCCAGCCGCATCGTCCACGTCGGCAAGGCGGGTTCGGGCCAGATCGCCAAGATGGCCAATCAGATCTGCATCGCCGGCAACGTCGCGGCTTTGGCAGAGGCGGTGCGCTTCGCGCAGGCCTCGCACCTCGACATGGACAAGGTCTACGAGGCGATTTCGGGCGGCGCCGCGCAGTCGTGGCAGATGGACAACCGCTGGAAGACCATGGACGCGGGCGAATTCGACTTCGGCCTTGCGATCGACTGGATGCGCAAGGATCTGGGCCTCAGCCTCGAGGAAGGCCGGGGCCTGGGCGTCTCGCTGCCGGTGGCGGCGCTGGTCGATCAGTTCTTCTCCGACGTGCAGGCCACGGGCGGCGGGCGGCTCGATACGAGCGCCATCATCAAGCGGCTCCCCCAGAAGGGTAAATCGTGA
- the scpB gene encoding SMC-Scp complex subunit ScpB, producing the protein MTQDVQSAPDDVLRAVEATLFASTEPLTADQVALHLGFGEKGGEVRPALADLQRHYERRGIHLVERGGRWHFETAPDLAHLLRREKEDVRRLSRAATEVLAIVAYHEPVSRAEIEAIRGVQTAKGTLDVLMEAGWVRVAGRREVPGRPVIYATTPAFLDHFGLGSLKELPGIDELRAAGLLDPVDEDMIETALGSKNPRIPDNADSEDD; encoded by the coding sequence GTGACACAAGACGTCCAAAGCGCCCCCGACGATGTCCTTCGCGCCGTCGAGGCGACCCTCTTCGCCTCCACCGAACCGCTTACCGCGGATCAGGTCGCGCTCCACCTCGGTTTCGGCGAGAAGGGCGGCGAGGTCCGCCCTGCGCTCGCCGATCTGCAGCGCCATTATGAGCGACGCGGCATCCACCTCGTCGAGCGCGGCGGGCGCTGGCATTTCGAGACCGCGCCCGATCTCGCGCACCTGCTCCGCCGCGAGAAGGAGGATGTGCGCCGCCTCAGCCGCGCCGCCACCGAGGTGCTGGCGATCGTCGCCTACCACGAGCCCGTCAGCCGCGCCGAGATCGAGGCCATTCGCGGCGTCCAGACCGCCAAGGGTACGCTCGACGTGCTGATGGAGGCGGGCTGGGTGCGCGTCGCCGGTCGCCGCGAGGTGCCGGGGCGGCCGGTGATCTACGCGACGACGCCCGCGTTCCTCGACCACTTCGGGCTGGGCTCGCTGAAGGAACTGCCGGGCATCGACGAATTGCGCGCGGCGGGCCTGCTCGACCCGGTTGACGAGGACATGATCGAGACGGCGCTGGGCAGCAAGAATCCTCGCATACCGGACAACGCGGATTCCGAAGATGACTGA
- a CDS encoding segregation and condensation protein A, producing the protein MASNPGLFDDWDGEDRQGAQADKLYLEIDGWEGPLDLLLDLARRQKVDLLRISILELVDAYLTYIEEAEALRLELAADYLVMAAWLAYLKSALLLPRDEQEDPSPEEMALRLQMRLQRLGAMREAAARLMGRDRLGRDVFERGAPEGLRVDRKSRWQVEWFDLVRAYGDVKIRSQPVVHMVRERMVMTLDTAIARVASMLGVAIDWMELRDFLPAAHGSWESPQLRRSALASSFVAALELARTGKAELAQDETYGPLRLRALKGTQT; encoded by the coding sequence GGCGCTCAGGCCGACAAGCTGTATCTGGAGATAGACGGCTGGGAAGGGCCGCTCGACCTGCTGCTCGACCTCGCGCGGCGGCAGAAGGTCGATCTGCTGCGCATCTCGATCCTCGAACTGGTCGATGCCTACCTGACGTACATCGAGGAGGCCGAGGCGCTGCGGCTGGAACTGGCGGCCGATTACCTCGTGATGGCGGCGTGGCTGGCTTACCTGAAGTCCGCGCTGCTGCTCCCGCGCGACGAGCAGGAGGACCCGAGCCCCGAGGAAATGGCCCTGCGCCTGCAGATGCGCCTGCAGCGCCTGGGTGCGATGCGCGAGGCTGCGGCGCGGCTGATGGGACGCGACCGGCTGGGGCGCGATGTGTTCGAACGGGGTGCGCCGGAGGGGCTGCGCGTCGATCGCAAGTCGCGCTGGCAGGTCGAGTGGTTCGACCTCGTAAGAGCTTACGGTGACGTGAAAATCCGCTCGCAGCCGGTGGTGCACATGGTGCGCGAGCGGATGGTGATGACGCTCGACACCGCGATCGCCCGGGTCGCCTCGATGCTCGGCGTGGCGATCGACTGGATGGAACTGCGCGACTTCCTTCCGGCAGCGCATGGCAGCTGGGAAAGCCCGCAATTGCGCCGTTCCGCGCTGGCTTCGAGCTTCGTCGCGGCGCTCGAACTGGCCCGTACCGGCAAGGCCGAACTGGCGCAGGACGAGACGTATGGCCCCCTGCGCCTAAGGGCACTCAAAGGCACTCAAACGTGA
- the tatB gene encoding Sec-independent protein translocase protein TatB yields the protein MFDVGASELLMIVIVAVVVIGPKDMPMALRTAGRWIGKMRKMSNHFRSGIDAMVREAELEEMERKWREQNEAIMKASPQLPSMNPTADDMQAPAVSEPALSQPEPAVSPVADDAPEKSAEVKTENRQAELHLPPPPP from the coding sequence ATGTTCGACGTCGGTGCATCCGAACTGTTGATGATCGTCATCGTGGCGGTCGTCGTCATCGGTCCCAAGGACATGCCGATGGCGCTGCGCACGGCTGGCCGCTGGATCGGCAAGATGCGCAAGATGTCGAACCATTTCCGGTCCGGCATCGACGCCATGGTGCGCGAGGCCGAACTGGAGGAAATGGAGCGCAAGTGGCGCGAGCAGAACGAGGCCATCATGAAGGCGAGCCCGCAGCTCCCCTCGATGAATCCTACTGCCGACGACATGCAGGCGCCCGCCGTTTCGGAACCTGCCCTTTCGCAGCCTGAACCTGCGGTATCGCCCGTTGCCGATGACGCGCCCGAGAAATCCGCAGAGGTGAAGACCGAAAACCGGCAGGCCGAGCTGCACCTGCCTCCCCCGCCGCCCTGA
- the tatC gene encoding twin-arginine translocase subunit TatC, translating into MQPFRISDIDDTQAPLLDHLIELRGRLLRAFMAFALAFAVCFYFAGDIFAFLVRPLTEAFPPGQGKLIYTKLYEAFFVEVKIAMFAAFFVSFPVIANQIWQFVAPGLYAKEKKAFLPFLIATPVLFTMGAALAYYVVMPTAFHFFLTFEGQKGGLKLEALPGTGDYLALVMQFILAFGISFLLPVLLMLLNRAGMVTRAQCVGARRYAIVGIFIVAAVATPPDVVSQLLLAVPLLLLWEGTLILMWFTERRDAKDRAREEKAVEEAAKAAGHAAAE; encoded by the coding sequence ATGCAGCCCTTCCGCATTTCCGATATCGACGACACCCAGGCGCCGCTGCTCGATCACCTGATCGAGCTTCGGGGCCGTCTGCTGCGCGCCTTCATGGCCTTCGCGCTGGCCTTCGCGGTGTGCTTCTACTTCGCGGGCGACATCTTCGCGTTCCTCGTCCGCCCGCTGACCGAGGCGTTTCCGCCCGGACAAGGCAAGCTGATCTACACCAAGCTTTACGAAGCCTTCTTCGTCGAGGTGAAGATCGCGATGTTCGCGGCGTTCTTCGTCAGCTTCCCGGTGATCGCCAACCAGATCTGGCAGTTCGTCGCCCCCGGCCTCTACGCGAAGGAAAAGAAGGCGTTCCTGCCGTTCCTGATCGCGACGCCGGTGCTGTTCACGATGGGCGCGGCGCTGGCCTATTACGTGGTGATGCCCACCGCGTTCCACTTCTTCCTCACGTTCGAGGGCCAGAAGGGCGGCCTCAAGCTGGAGGCTTTGCCGGGCACGGGGGACTACCTCGCGCTGGTGATGCAGTTCATCCTGGCGTTCGGGATCAGCTTCCTGCTGCCGGTGCTGCTGATGCTGCTCAATCGGGCCGGCATGGTGACGCGCGCGCAGTGCGTGGGCGCGCGGCGCTATGCGATCGTCGGCATCTTCATCGTCGCCGCCGTGGCGACCCCGCCCGACGTCGTCTCGCAGCTTCTGCTGGCGGTGCCGCTGTTGCTGCTGTGGGAAGGCACGCTGATCCTGATGTGGTTCACCGAACGCCGCGACGCCAAGGACCGCGCGCGCGAGGAAAAAGCCGTAGAGGAAGCGGCCAAGGCTGCCGGGCACGCTGCGGCGGAGTAA
- a CDS encoding twin-arginine translocase TatA/TatE family subunit, protein MGSFSIWHWLIVLVIVLVLFGRGRVSEIMGDFGKGIKSFKDGMNEEEAKKAQEASAPAAQISSQKADPAPTATEVKNEQA, encoded by the coding sequence ATGGGTAGCTTCTCGATCTGGCACTGGCTGATCGTTCTCGTGATCGTGCTCGTGCTGTTCGGACGCGGCCGCGTTTCGGAAATCATGGGTGACTTCGGCAAGGGCATCAAGAGCTTCAAGGACGGCATGAACGAGGAAGAGGCCAAGAAGGCCCAGGAAGCCTCGGCTCCCGCCGCCCAGATCTCGTCGCAGAAGGCCGATCCGGCGCCGACCGCGACCGAAGTGAAGAACGAACAGGCCTGA
- a CDS encoding ribbon-helix-helix domain-containing protein codes for MTLNVRIGGALGEFVAANVGEHGSYENVSEYVRDLIRRDKTRLEAEQFQRLEAELHRAFAAPESSYAPLDAEAVIARNRPS; via the coding sequence ATGACCCTAAACGTCCGGATCGGCGGCGCGCTGGGCGAATTCGTGGCCGCCAACGTGGGCGAGCATGGCTCCTACGAAAACGTCAGCGAATATGTCCGCGACCTGATCCGGCGGGACAAGACGCGGCTCGAAGCGGAGCAGTTTCAGCGGCTCGAAGCCGAACTGCACCGGGCGTTCGCCGCGCCCGAATCGAGTTATGCTCCGCTGGATGCGGAAGCGGTGATCGCACGCAATCGCCCCAGTTGA